One genomic segment of Pseudomonas sp. RU47 includes these proteins:
- a CDS encoding metallophosphoesterase family protein yields MAFNKFASVVLSICLLASVTSVQAITGTPKHMVFASDTQYPWTDKTDSGDFESGSEFETRSKWLVETQLASIADFRNQQGSQAQVPLMINGDITAFGHGWQRSFMKGMLDKYFKGEYLYGLGNHDYENNVDDCFSNSCAAGSIVEFKEHHEGKVDNFDLKVTGGFLSRTYSGSLAYSKTIGEVHMVQLNNEPTYTTRISHPLNPTTFEINDALDWLETDLRLARVGGYAIIINMHKPFGDKVSPAQNKRFLDMISKYQVTAIFAGHLHRDGGDAYWKGNVPMYLSGSTSQQTYLITSFTEDRKQLQIYLVKNNQWRDRTLIDTVEVHSIFARRP; encoded by the coding sequence ATGGCTTTCAATAAGTTTGCAAGCGTTGTGCTGAGTATTTGTTTATTGGCTTCGGTCACTTCCGTTCAGGCTATAACAGGAACGCCGAAACACATGGTCTTTGCCTCGGATACTCAATATCCATGGACAGACAAGACGGATAGCGGGGACTTTGAATCCGGCTCCGAATTCGAAACCCGCTCCAAGTGGCTGGTTGAAACACAGTTGGCGAGCATTGCCGATTTCAGAAATCAGCAGGGCTCGCAAGCCCAGGTGCCCCTGATGATCAATGGCGATATAACTGCTTTTGGTCATGGCTGGCAGCGCTCGTTCATGAAGGGCATGTTGGACAAATACTTCAAGGGTGAGTACTTGTACGGCTTGGGTAATCATGATTATGAAAACAATGTCGATGATTGTTTTAGCAATAGCTGTGCGGCGGGAAGCATCGTCGAGTTTAAGGAGCATCACGAGGGCAAGGTAGATAACTTTGATCTGAAAGTTACCGGTGGATTTCTGAGCAGGACCTATTCTGGCAGCCTCGCTTATTCAAAAACCATCGGTGAAGTTCATATGGTGCAGCTCAATAATGAGCCAACCTATACCACCCGGATCTCTCATCCACTGAACCCGACAACGTTTGAAATCAACGACGCACTGGACTGGTTGGAGACCGATCTCAGGCTGGCCCGTGTCGGGGGTTACGCCATTATCATCAATATGCATAAACCGTTCGGCGACAAAGTTTCCCCGGCGCAGAATAAGCGTTTCCTCGACATGATCAGCAAATATCAAGTGACCGCCATTTTTGCCGGCCATTTGCATAGGGACGGAGGTGATGCCTACTGGAAGGGAAACGTGCCGATGTATCTGAGTGGCAGTACTTCTCAGCAAACCTATCTGATCACCAGCTTTACCGAAGACCGTAAGCAGCTGCAGATCTATCTGGTGAAAAACAACCAGTGGCGCGATCGAACGCTGATCGATACCGTCGAGGTGCATTCAATCTTTGCCAGGCGTCCATAA
- the ccoP gene encoding cytochrome-c oxidase, cbb3-type subunit III has product MTTFWSLYVTVLSLGTIFALTWLLLSTRKGQRSEQTDETVGHSFDGIEEYDNPLPKWWFMLFVGTIIFALGYLVLYPGLGNWKGLLPGYNYLDNDKQTAFANGQTGWTGVHEWEKEMARSDAKFGPIFAKFAAMPIEEVAKDPQALKMGGRLFASNCSVCHGSDAKGAYGFPNLTDADWRWGGEPETIKTTIMGGRHAVMPAWAEVIGEQGVADVAAFVVTNLDGRKLPEGIKADPANGGKLFAANCVACHGPAGKGTPAMGAPDLTHPGAFIYGSSFAQLQQTIRYGRQGQMPAQEQLQGNDKVHLLAAYVYSLSHGEKAPEANAE; this is encoded by the coding sequence ATGACTACATTCTGGAGTCTGTACGTCACAGTCCTCAGTCTCGGTACGATCTTCGCCCTGACCTGGCTGCTGCTGTCGACCCGCAAGGGCCAGCGCAGCGAACAGACGGACGAGACGGTCGGGCACTCCTTCGACGGGATCGAGGAGTACGACAACCCACTGCCGAAATGGTGGTTCATGCTGTTTGTCGGCACGATCATTTTTGCCTTGGGTTACCTGGTGCTGTACCCGGGCCTGGGCAACTGGAAAGGTCTGCTGCCGGGTTACAACTACCTCGATAACGACAAGCAGACCGCGTTCGCCAACGGCCAGACCGGCTGGACCGGCGTGCACGAGTGGGAAAAGGAAATGGCTCGCTCGGACGCCAAGTTCGGTCCGATCTTCGCCAAATTCGCCGCGATGCCAATCGAAGAAGTCGCCAAGGATCCGCAAGCACTGAAAATGGGTGGTCGTCTGTTCGCCTCCAACTGCTCGGTGTGCCACGGTTCCGACGCCAAGGGCGCTTACGGTTTCCCTAACCTGACCGACGCCGACTGGCGCTGGGGCGGCGAGCCGGAAACCATCAAGACCACCATCATGGGCGGTCGTCACGCGGTGATGCCGGCCTGGGCTGAAGTGATTGGGGAGCAAGGCGTTGCCGACGTGGCAGCGTTTGTCGTGACCAACCTGGATGGCCGCAAACTGCCGGAAGGCATCAAGGCTGATCCGGCCAACGGCGGCAAACTGTTCGCCGCCAACTGCGTGGCCTGCCACGGTCCGGCCGGCAAAGGCACACCCGCCATGGGCGCGCCTGACCTGACCCACCCGGGTGCTTTCATCTACGGCTCGAGCTTCGCGCAACTGCAGCAAACCATCCGTTACGGCCGCCAGGGCCAGATGCCGGCGCAGGAACAACTGCAAGGCAACGACAAGGTGCACCTGCTGGCGGCGTATGTTTACAGCCTGTCCCACGGTGAAAAAGCACCGGAAGCGAACGCCGAATAA
- a CDS encoding CcoQ/FixQ family Cbb3-type cytochrome c oxidase assembly chaperone, translating to MDIGMIRGLGTVVVMVAFIGLALWVFSPKRKSEFEDATLLPFADDPEAIKHVEQASRSNKE from the coding sequence ATGGATATCGGGATGATTCGTGGCCTGGGCACCGTTGTTGTGATGGTGGCCTTCATCGGTCTGGCGCTATGGGTGTTCAGCCCCAAGCGCAAGTCGGAGTTTGAAGACGCGACCTTGTTGCCTTTTGCGGATGATCCCGAAGCCATCAAGCACGTCGAGCAAGCTTCTAGGAGTAACAAAGAATGA
- the ccoO gene encoding cytochrome-c oxidase, cbb3-type subunit II, whose amino-acid sequence MKHEAVEKNIGLLAFFMVIAVSIGGLTQIVPLFFQDVTNKPVEGMKPRSALELEGRDVYIANGCVGCHSQMIRPFRAETERYGHYSVAGESVWDHPFLWGSKRTGPDLARVGGRYSDDWQRAHLYNPRNVVPESKMPAYPFLVENKLDGKETAKKMEVLRTLGVPYTDEDIAGAQDAVKGKTEMDALVAYLQGLGTIIKSKR is encoded by the coding sequence ATGAAGCATGAAGCTGTCGAGAAGAATATTGGCCTGCTGGCCTTCTTCATGGTCATCGCCGTCAGCATTGGCGGCCTGACCCAAATCGTTCCGCTGTTTTTCCAGGACGTCACCAACAAACCGGTCGAAGGCATGAAGCCGCGTTCGGCACTGGAACTGGAAGGCCGCGACGTTTACATCGCCAACGGCTGTGTCGGCTGCCACTCACAGATGATCCGTCCGTTCCGCGCCGAAACCGAACGCTACGGCCACTACTCGGTGGCTGGTGAAAGCGTCTGGGATCACCCGTTCCTGTGGGGTTCCAAGCGTACCGGTCCGGATCTGGCCCGGGTCGGCGGTCGTTACTCCGATGACTGGCAACGTGCGCACTTGTACAACCCGCGCAACGTGGTGCCTGAGTCGAAAATGCCGGCTTACCCGTTCCTCGTGGAAAACAAGCTCGACGGCAAGGAAACCGCCAAGAAAATGGAGGTTTTGCGCACGCTCGGCGTCCCTTACACCGACGAAGACATCGCCGGTGCCCAGGATGCCGTGAAGGGCAAAACCGAAATGGACGCGCTGGTGGCCTATCTGCAAGGCCTGGGCACCATCATCAAAAGCAAACGGTGA
- the ccoN gene encoding cytochrome-c oxidase, cbb3-type subunit I produces the protein MSTAISPTAYNYKVVRQFAIMTVVWGILGMGLGVFIASQLVWPELNFGLPWTSFGRLRPLHTNLVIFAFGGCALFATSYYVVQRTCQTRLISDSLAAFTFWGWQAVIVGAIITLPLGYTTTKEYAELEWPIAILLAIVWVTYGLVFFGTITKRKTKHIYVGNWFYGAFIVVTAMLHIVNHASLPVNLFKSYSAYSGATDAMIQWWYGHNAVGFFLTTGFLGMMYYFVPKQAERPIYSYRLSIVHFWALITLYIWAGPHHLHYTALPDWAQSLGMAMSIILLAPSWGGMINGMMTLSGAWHKLRTDPILRFLVVSLAFYGMSTFEGPMMAIKTVNSLSHYTDWTIGHVHAGALGWVAMISIGAIYHMIPRLFGRAQMHSVGLINAHFWLATIGTVLYIASMWVNGITQGLMWRAINDDGTLTYSFVEALQASHPGYIVRALGGAFFASGMFLMAYNVWRTVRASNPAEAEAAAQIAVVGAH, from the coding sequence ATGAGCACAGCAATCAGTCCGACTGCTTATAACTATAAGGTAGTCCGCCAGTTCGCCATCATGACGGTGGTCTGGGGGATCCTTGGCATGGGGCTCGGTGTCTTCATCGCCTCGCAACTGGTCTGGCCGGAGTTGAACTTCGGTCTGCCGTGGACGAGCTTTGGACGCCTTCGCCCGTTGCACACAAACCTGGTGATTTTCGCCTTCGGTGGTTGTGCACTATTTGCCACTTCCTACTATGTCGTGCAGCGAACCTGCCAGACGCGACTGATTTCCGACAGCCTCGCGGCCTTCACCTTCTGGGGCTGGCAAGCGGTGATCGTCGGCGCGATCATTACCTTGCCGCTGGGTTACACCACCACCAAGGAATACGCGGAACTGGAATGGCCGATCGCCATTTTGCTGGCCATTGTCTGGGTCACCTACGGTCTGGTGTTCTTCGGCACCATCACCAAGCGCAAAACCAAGCATATCTACGTGGGTAACTGGTTCTACGGTGCGTTCATCGTGGTCACGGCGATGCTGCACATCGTCAACCACGCTTCCCTGCCGGTGAACCTGTTCAAGTCCTACTCTGCCTACTCGGGCGCGACCGACGCGATGATCCAGTGGTGGTACGGCCACAACGCGGTGGGCTTCTTCCTCACCACCGGTTTCCTCGGGATGATGTACTACTTCGTGCCGAAACAGGCCGAGCGTCCGATCTACTCCTATCGCTTGTCGATCGTGCACTTCTGGGCACTGATCACCCTGTACATCTGGGCCGGCCCGCACCACTTGCACTACACCGCGCTGCCGGATTGGGCACAATCGCTGGGCATGGCGATGTCGATCATCCTCCTCGCGCCAAGCTGGGGCGGCATGATCAACGGCATGATGACCCTCTCGGGCGCCTGGCATAAGCTGCGCACCGACCCGATCCTGCGCTTCCTCGTGGTATCGCTGGCGTTCTACGGCATGTCGACCTTTGAAGGTCCGATGATGGCGATCAAGACCGTCAACTCGCTCTCCCACTACACCGACTGGACCATCGGCCACGTACACGCCGGCGCTCTCGGCTGGGTAGCGATGATCTCGATCGGCGCGATCTACCACATGATCCCGCGTCTGTTCGGCCGTGCGCAGATGCACAGTGTCGGCCTGATCAACGCGCACTTCTGGCTCGCGACCATCGGCACCGTGCTGTACATCGCGTCGATGTGGGTCAACGGCATCACTCAGGGCCTGATGTGGCGAGCCATCAACGACGACGGCACCCTCACCTACTCGTTCGTTGAAGCGCTGCAAGCCAGTCACCCGGGTTACATCGTGCGTGCCCTGGGCGGTGCATTCTTCGCCAGCGGCATGTTCCTGATGGCTTACAACGTCTGGCGCACCGTGCGCGCCTCGAACCCGGCGGAAGCCGAAGCCGCTGCCCAGATCGCTGTCGTTGGAGCTCACTGA
- the ccoP gene encoding cytochrome-c oxidase, cbb3-type subunit III translates to MTTFWSTWICVLTIGSLIGLTWLLIGTRRGETKGSVDQTMGHSFDGIEEYDNPLPQWWFMLFAGTLVFSVGYLILYPGLGNWKGILPGYEDGWTGVHEWEKEMNKADAKFGPIFAKFAAMPVEEVAKGPQALKMGGRLFASNCSVCHGSDAKGAFGFPNLADSDWRWGGEAETIKTTIMGGRMAAMPAWGEVLGEAGVKNVAAYVRHELAGLPLPADSKADLQAGQQAFSTTCVACHGATGHGTEAMGAPNLTHPAGFIYGTSLTQLEQTIRHGRQGHMPAQNELLGNDKVQLLAAYVYSLSHGLNTEKLITEDNKK, encoded by the coding sequence ATGACCACCTTCTGGAGTACGTGGATCTGCGTACTGACCATCGGCAGCCTGATCGGCCTGACGTGGCTGCTGATCGGCACCCGCCGGGGCGAGACCAAAGGCAGCGTCGACCAGACCATGGGCCACAGCTTCGACGGCATCGAGGAGTACGACAACCCGCTGCCGCAGTGGTGGTTCATGCTGTTCGCCGGCACGCTGGTGTTTTCCGTGGGCTATCTGATCCTCTATCCGGGCCTGGGCAACTGGAAAGGCATCCTGCCGGGATACGAGGATGGCTGGACCGGTGTGCACGAGTGGGAAAAGGAAATGAACAAGGCCGACGCCAAATTCGGCCCGATCTTCGCCAAGTTCGCCGCCATGCCGGTGGAAGAAGTGGCGAAGGGCCCGCAGGCGCTGAAAATGGGTGGCCGCTTGTTCGCCTCCAACTGCTCGGTGTGCCACGGCTCGGACGCCAAAGGCGCGTTCGGTTTCCCTAACCTCGCCGACAGCGACTGGCGCTGGGGCGGCGAGGCCGAGACCATCAAGACCACCATCATGGGTGGCCGGATGGCGGCGATGCCGGCCTGGGGTGAAGTGTTGGGCGAGGCCGGGGTGAAGAACGTAGCCGCCTATGTGCGTCACGAACTCGCCGGCCTGCCGCTGCCCGCTGATAGCAAGGCTGACCTGCAAGCCGGACAGCAAGCGTTCAGCACCACTTGCGTTGCCTGTCATGGGGCAACCGGCCACGGCACTGAAGCCATGGGGGCGCCGAATCTGACGCACCCGGCCGGGTTTATCTATGGCACCAGCCTGACCCAACTCGAGCAGACCATTCGCCACGGTCGTCAGGGTCATATGCCGGCGCAAAACGAACTGCTGGGCAACGATAAAGTGCAATTGCTGGCCGCTTATGTGTACAGCCTGTCGCACGGATTGAACACAGAAAAACTGATTACTGAAGACAACAAGAAGTAA
- a CDS encoding cbb3-type cytochrome oxidase subunit 3 — translation MVFEMSAGLIRGLGTVVVFVAFVGLTLWVFNRKRTPEFAEARLLPFADEPQPETTPAFETTQAPEPRSTRP, via the coding sequence ATGGTCTTTGAAATGAGCGCAGGGCTGATCCGTGGTTTAGGCACCGTTGTCGTGTTTGTAGCGTTCGTCGGCTTGACCTTGTGGGTATTCAACCGCAAGCGCACCCCGGAGTTCGCCGAAGCACGTCTGCTGCCGTTTGCCGACGAGCCACAGCCCGAAACTACCCCAGCATTTGAAACAACCCAAGCACCTGAACCAAGGAGTACCCGGCCATGA
- the ccoO gene encoding cytochrome-c oxidase, cbb3-type subunit II — protein sequence MKHETIEKNVGLLMLLMVFAVSIGGLTQIVPLFFQDVTNKPVEGMKPYTALQLEGRDIYIREGCVGCHSQMIRPFRAETERYGHYSVAGESVWDHPFLWGSKRTGPDLARVGARYSDDWHRAHLYNPRNVVPESKMPAYPWLVTQAVDSSHTETKLKTMRTLGVPYTDDDISGAVASLKGKTEMDALVSYLQVLGTAIKSKR from the coding sequence ATGAAACACGAAACGATTGAAAAGAACGTCGGCCTGTTGATGTTGCTCATGGTGTTCGCCGTGAGCATCGGCGGCCTGACCCAGATCGTCCCGCTGTTCTTCCAGGACGTCACCAACAAACCGGTGGAAGGCATGAAGCCCTACACCGCGCTGCAACTGGAAGGCCGCGACATCTATATCCGCGAAGGCTGCGTCGGTTGCCACTCGCAGATGATCCGCCCGTTCCGCGCCGAAACCGAACGCTACGGGCACTACTCGGTAGCCGGTGAAAGCGTTTGGGATCACCCGTTCCTGTGGGGGTCGAAACGTACCGGTCCGGATCTGGCCCGGGTCGGCGCACGCTACTCGGATGACTGGCACCGCGCGCACTTGTACAACCCGCGCAACGTCGTACCGGAATCGAAGATGCCGGCCTATCCATGGCTGGTCACGCAAGCGGTCGACAGCAGCCACACCGAAACCAAGCTCAAGACCATGCGCACCCTCGGCGTGCCGTACACCGACGACGACATCAGCGGCGCGGTGGCCAGCCTCAAGGGCAAGACCGAAATGGACGCCCTCGTCTCCTACCTGCAAGTGCTCGGCACTGCGATCAAGAGCAAGAGGTGA
- the ccoN gene encoding cytochrome-c oxidase, cbb3-type subunit I — translation MNTSISTAYNYKVVRQFAIMTVVWGIVGMGLGVFLAAQLVWPELNFNLPWTSFGRLRPLHTNAVIFAFGGCALFASSFYSVQRTCQTQLFAPKIAAFCFWGWQLVILLAAISLPLGYTSSKEYAELEWPIDILITIVWVAYAVVFFGTIMQRKTKHIYVGNWFFGAFIITVAILHIVNNLELPVSFTKSYSVYAGATDAMVQWWYGHNAVGFFLTAGFLGMMYYFVPKQAERPVYSYRLSIVHFWALITLYIWAGPHHLHYTALPDWAQSLGMVMSLILLAPSWGGMINGMMTLSGAWHKLRSDPILRFLVVSLAFYGMSTFEGPMMAIKTVNALSHYTDWTIGHVHAGALGWVAMISIGALYHMIPKIFGKAQMHSVGLINAHFWLATIGTVLYIASMWVNGIAQGLMWRAVNEDGTLTYSFVETLVASHPGFVVRLIGGAIFLSGMFLMAYNTWRTVRASQPADVVAAAQMA, via the coding sequence ATGAACACTTCTATCAGTACCGCCTACAACTACAAGGTGGTCCGCCAATTCGCCATTATGACGGTGGTGTGGGGCATCGTCGGCATGGGGCTCGGGGTTTTTCTCGCGGCCCAATTGGTCTGGCCCGAACTCAACTTCAATTTGCCCTGGACCAGTTTCGGCCGTCTGCGCCCGCTGCACACCAACGCGGTGATCTTCGCCTTCGGTGGCTGTGCGCTGTTCGCCAGTTCGTTCTACTCGGTGCAACGCACCTGCCAGACTCAGCTGTTTGCGCCGAAAATCGCCGCGTTCTGCTTCTGGGGCTGGCAACTGGTGATTCTGCTGGCGGCGATCAGCCTGCCACTGGGTTACACCAGTTCCAAGGAATACGCCGAGCTGGAATGGCCGATCGACATCCTGATCACCATCGTCTGGGTCGCCTACGCCGTCGTGTTCTTCGGCACGATCATGCAGCGCAAGACCAAGCACATCTATGTGGGCAACTGGTTCTTCGGTGCGTTCATCATCACCGTGGCGATTCTGCACATCGTCAACAACCTTGAGTTGCCGGTGAGTTTCACCAAGTCCTACTCGGTGTACGCCGGTGCAACCGACGCGATGGTGCAATGGTGGTACGGCCACAACGCCGTAGGCTTTTTCCTCACCGCCGGTTTCCTCGGGATGATGTACTACTTCGTGCCGAAGCAGGCCGAACGTCCGGTGTACTCGTATCGTTTGTCGATCGTGCACTTCTGGGCGCTGATCACCCTGTACATCTGGGCCGGCCCGCACCACTTGCACTACACCGCGCTGCCGGATTGGGCACAGTCGCTGGGCATGGTGATGTCGCTGATTCTGCTGGCACCGAGCTGGGGCGGCATGATCAACGGCATGATGACCCTCTCGGGCGCCTGGCATAAGTTGCGCAGCGACCCGATCCTGCGCTTCCTCGTGGTGTCGCTGGCGTTCTACGGCATGTCGACCTTCGAAGGTCCGATGATGGCGATCAAGACCGTCAACGCCCTCTCCCACTACACCGACTGGACCATCGGCCACGTACACGCCGGCGCCCTCGGCTGGGTGGCGATGATTTCCATCGGCGCGCTGTACCACATGATCCCGAAAATCTTCGGTAAAGCGCAGATGCACAGCGTCGGTTTGATCAACGCGCACTTCTGGCTCGCAACCATCGGCACCGTGCTCTACATCGCGTCGATGTGGGTCAACGGCATCGCCCAGGGCCTGATGTGGCGTGCGGTGAACGAGGACGGCACGCTGACCTACTCCTTCGTCGAAACCCTGGTGGCCAGCCACCCAGGCTTCGTCGTGCGGCTGATCGGTGGGGCGATCTTCCTCAGCGGCATGTTCCTGATGGCTTACAACACCTGGCGCACCGTGCGGGCCTCGCAGCCTGCTGACGTCGTCGCTGCCGCGCAGATGGCCTGA
- a CDS encoding alpha/beta family hydrolase — protein MDKQHKASIDGDQWAQCVRDHGWLWDAASGEASATLILAHGAGAPMDSDWMNDMAGRLAGLGVNVLRFEFPYMAQRRVDGVKRPPNPAVKLQECWREVFAEVRRHVTGVLAVGGKSMGGRMASLLADELGADALVCLGYPFYAVGKPEKPRVEHLAGLKTRTLIVQGERDALGNREAVEAYTLSPNIEVAWLAAGDHDLKPLKASGFTHEQHLTTAAQKVTEFLDN, from the coding sequence ATGGACAAACAGCACAAGGCCAGTATTGACGGGGATCAATGGGCGCAGTGCGTGCGTGATCATGGGTGGCTTTGGGATGCTGCCAGTGGCGAGGCTTCGGCGACGTTGATCCTCGCTCACGGTGCTGGTGCGCCGATGGACAGTGACTGGATGAACGATATGGCTGGGCGCCTTGCCGGGCTTGGGGTGAATGTGTTGCGGTTTGAGTTTCCTTATATGGCGCAGCGGCGCGTTGATGGGGTGAAGCGGCCGCCGAATCCTGCGGTGAAATTGCAGGAATGTTGGCGTGAGGTGTTTGCTGAAGTGCGACGTCATGTCACTGGGGTTTTGGCCGTTGGCGGGAAGTCGATGGGCGGGCGGATGGCCAGCCTTTTGGCTGACGAATTGGGAGCCGATGCGTTGGTGTGTCTGGGCTATCCGTTTTATGCGGTGGGCAAACCGGAGAAGCCGCGGGTTGAGCATTTGGCTGGTTTGAAGACGCGGACGTTGATTGTGCAGGGCGAGCGGGATGCGTTGGGCAATCGTGAAGCTGTCGAGGCTTACACCTTGTCACCGAATATTGAGGTGGCATGGCTAGCGGCTGGGGATCATGATTTGAAACCGCTCAAGGCTTCAGGTTTTACCCATGAACAGCATTTGACCACTGCTGCGCAGAAGGTGACCGAGTTTCTCGACAATTGA
- a CDS encoding DUF6124 family protein — MFKATPNPPGIDPTPHDPVLESQKTKEATDRALDYYLRPEALGAPPSSPKFRPVFLVDPTLDDETLLVEASESLSYAHAMAGNIANSIGGPERKPLLALQQVIMLNELLVNRLLDKLKLPQ; from the coding sequence ATGTTCAAAGCCACGCCAAACCCTCCGGGCATCGACCCAACCCCTCACGACCCAGTGCTTGAGTCTCAAAAGACAAAAGAAGCGACGGATCGCGCCCTCGACTACTACCTCAGACCCGAAGCACTGGGAGCCCCACCAAGCTCGCCCAAGTTTCGCCCCGTCTTTCTCGTCGACCCCACGCTGGATGACGAAACCCTCCTGGTCGAGGCGAGCGAGTCGCTTTCATACGCCCATGCCATGGCCGGTAATATCGCCAACTCAATCGGCGGCCCGGAGCGCAAACCGCTGCTGGCGCTGCAACAGGTGATCATGCTCAACGAGCTGTTGGTCAATCGACTGCTGGATAAGCTGAAGCTGCCTCAATAA
- a CDS encoding methyl-accepting chemotaxis protein → MRNNQPITQRERTFPAQQRLISTTDAKGVITYCNDAFVEISGFSREELIRAPHNLVRHPDVPAAVFSHMWGTLKQGLPWMGIVKNRCKTGDHYWVNAYVTPVFDGNQVVGYESVRVKPTAEQIRRAEALYQRINQGKSAIPSTDKWLPVLQDWLPFILVSQLSFMIGATLNSQWGFALAAGLSVPLGLMGLQWQQRGLKRLLRLAEQTTSDPLIAQMYTDSRGAQARLEMSILSQEARLKTCLTRLQDTAEHLTDQAKQSDALAHNSSTGLERQRVETEQVATAVNQMAATTQEVASHVQRTADATQEANRLTGRGRDIAGETREAIQRLSVVVGETGLTVTQLAKDSDEIGGVVDVIKGIADQTNLLALNAAIEAARAGEMGRGFAVVADEVRQLAQRTSESTGQIHALIAKLQQTASSAVQTMEAGHRQAEEGVARVLEADQALVGISEAVANITDMTTQIAAATEEQSAVAEEISRNISNISELADQTSEQAHNSALLSEELTKTANTQYSLVERFNR, encoded by the coding sequence ATGCGTAACAACCAGCCCATTACACAACGCGAACGGACTTTCCCGGCTCAGCAGCGGTTGATTTCCACAACCGACGCCAAGGGCGTGATCACCTACTGCAACGACGCTTTCGTCGAAATCAGCGGGTTTTCGCGTGAGGAACTGATCCGTGCGCCGCACAACCTGGTCCGTCACCCCGACGTCCCGGCGGCGGTGTTTTCGCACATGTGGGGCACACTGAAACAAGGCTTGCCATGGATGGGCATTGTCAAGAATCGCTGCAAGACCGGTGACCACTACTGGGTTAACGCCTACGTGACTCCGGTGTTCGACGGCAATCAGGTGGTCGGTTACGAGTCGGTGCGGGTCAAACCCACCGCCGAACAGATCCGCCGTGCCGAAGCGCTCTACCAACGCATCAACCAGGGCAAGTCGGCGATCCCCTCCACCGATAAATGGCTACCGGTGCTGCAAGACTGGCTGCCGTTCATTCTGGTCAGCCAGTTGAGTTTCATGATCGGCGCCACCCTGAACTCGCAGTGGGGCTTCGCCCTCGCCGCCGGTCTGTCGGTGCCACTGGGCCTGATGGGCCTGCAATGGCAGCAACGCGGGCTCAAGCGCCTGCTGCGCCTGGCCGAGCAGACCACCTCCGACCCACTGATCGCGCAGATGTACACCGACAGCCGTGGCGCCCAGGCGCGTCTGGAAATGTCGATCCTCAGCCAGGAAGCACGCCTGAAAACCTGCCTGACCCGTCTGCAGGACACCGCCGAACACCTGACCGATCAGGCCAAGCAGTCCGACGCGCTGGCGCACAACAGCTCCACCGGTCTGGAACGTCAGCGCGTGGAAACCGAACAGGTCGCCACCGCTGTCAACCAGATGGCCGCGACCACTCAGGAGGTGGCGAGCCACGTACAGCGCACTGCTGACGCCACTCAGGAAGCCAATCGCCTGACCGGTCGCGGTCGTGACATCGCCGGCGAAACCCGCGAAGCCATTCAGCGTCTGTCCGTGGTTGTTGGGGAAACCGGTTTGACCGTCACCCAACTGGCCAAGGACAGCGACGAAATCGGCGGCGTGGTCGATGTGATCAAAGGCATCGCCGACCAGACCAACCTGCTCGCCCTCAACGCGGCGATCGAAGCCGCACGGGCCGGTGAGATGGGTCGTGGGTTTGCCGTGGTGGCTGACGAAGTGCGTCAACTGGCGCAACGCACCAGCGAATCGACCGGGCAGATTCACGCCTTGATCGCCAAGTTGCAGCAGACGGCTTCGAGCGCCGTGCAGACCATGGAAGCCGGGCATCGTCAGGCTGAAGAAGGTGTAGCGCGGGTGCTGGAAGCGGATCAGGCGTTGGTCGGGATCAGTGAAGCGGTAGCCAACATCACCGACATGACCACGCAGATTGCTGCCGCGACCGAAGAGCAAAGTGCGGTGGCTGAAGAGATCAGCCGCAACATCAGCAACATTTCGGAGTTGGCGGATCAGACGTCGGAACAGGCGCACAACTCGGCGTTGCTGAGTGAAGAGCTGACGAAAACGGCTAATACGCAGTACTCGTTGGTGGAGCGGTTTAACCGCTGA